A region of Helicoverpa zea isolate HzStark_Cry1AcR chromosome 16, ilHelZeax1.1, whole genome shotgun sequence DNA encodes the following proteins:
- the LOC124637600 gene encoding prostaglandin reductase 1-like isoform X1: MVIAKKYVVLNPFVGEPKKSDFKIVEEELAELQENEFLAEAAFISVDPYQRMKLGASFPCDMIGGQVAKVIESKNPDYPVGTWVMGHFGWRTHTITKPENEKFCMQKPYLHKLPDFGDLPVSLALGVCGRVGNTAYLGFTEICQPKAGETVVVSGAAGAVGSHVGQIAKILGCRVIGFAGTDEKCEWLIKELGFDYAGNYKTTDISKFLKDSAPNGVDCYFDNVGGELSTMVMSQMNQYGRVAVCGAISTYNETDPEKRKATILQPLIVSKQLKIEGFLVNRYADRTLEGIHQNLKWVKEGKLKYKEHVTDGFETAVDAFIGLFRGDNIGKSLVQVK; this comes from the exons ATGGTCATAGCAAAGAAATACGTTGTTCTAAATCCTTTTGTAGGAGAGCCTAAGAAAAGTGATTTCAAAATTGTTGAAGAGGAACTTGCAGAATTACAAGAAAATG AATTTTTAGCTGAAGCAGCATTCATCAGCGTCGATCCATATCAGCGCATGAAACTTGGTGCAAGTTTTCCTTGTGATATGATTGGAGGCCAAGTTGCGAA AGTAATAGAAAGCAAAAATCCCGACTATCCAGTAGGAACATGGGTGATGGGGCATTTCGGTTGGAGGACCCACACAATTACTAAACCTGAAAATGAAAAGTTTTGTATGCAAAAACCGTATCTGCACAAGTTGCCAGATTTTGGAGACTTACCCGTTTCATTGGCTCTTGGCGTATGTGGCCGTGTAGG GAATACTGCTTACTTAGGCTTCACTGAAATctgccaaccaaaggcaggcgaAACAGTGGTGGTGTCAGGCGCGGCAGGTGCAGTAGGCTCGCATGTTGGACAAATCGCTAAAATCCTAG GTTGTAGGGTGATCGGATTCGCTGGCACTGACGAAAAATGTGAATGGTTAATCAAAGAACTAGGTTTTGACTACGCGGGAAACTATAAAACCACAGATATATCAAAATTTCTTAAAGATAGCGCGCCGAATGGCGTAGACTGCTACTTTGACAACGTTGGTGGGGAACTTAGCACTATGGTCATGTCTCAGATGAATCAATACGGCAGGGTCGCCGTATGTGGAGCCATTTCAACTTACAATGAAACAGATCCTGAAAAGCGAAAAG CAACAATACTTCAACCATTAATTGTCAGTAAGCAGCTGAAAATTGAAGGGTTTTTGGTAAACAGATATGCAGATCGCACTTTAGAAGGTATACATCAGAACTTAAAATGGGTAAAAGAAGGGAAACTAAAATACAAAGAACATGTAACTGATGGATTCGAAACAGCAGTTGATGCGTTTATAGGATTATTTAGAGGAGACAACATCGGTAAAAGTTTGGTTCAagtgaaataa
- the LOC124637600 gene encoding prostaglandin reductase 1-like isoform X2 — protein MVKFLAEAAFISVDPYQRMKLGASFPCDMIGGQVAKVIESKNPDYPVGTWVMGHFGWRTHTITKPENEKFCMQKPYLHKLPDFGDLPVSLALGVCGRVGNTAYLGFTEICQPKAGETVVVSGAAGAVGSHVGQIAKILGCRVIGFAGTDEKCEWLIKELGFDYAGNYKTTDISKFLKDSAPNGVDCYFDNVGGELSTMVMSQMNQYGRVAVCGAISTYNETDPEKRKATILQPLIVSKQLKIEGFLVNRYADRTLEGIHQNLKWVKEGKLKYKEHVTDGFETAVDAFIGLFRGDNIGKSLVQVK, from the exons ATGGTAA AATTTTTAGCTGAAGCAGCATTCATCAGCGTCGATCCATATCAGCGCATGAAACTTGGTGCAAGTTTTCCTTGTGATATGATTGGAGGCCAAGTTGCGAA AGTAATAGAAAGCAAAAATCCCGACTATCCAGTAGGAACATGGGTGATGGGGCATTTCGGTTGGAGGACCCACACAATTACTAAACCTGAAAATGAAAAGTTTTGTATGCAAAAACCGTATCTGCACAAGTTGCCAGATTTTGGAGACTTACCCGTTTCATTGGCTCTTGGCGTATGTGGCCGTGTAGG GAATACTGCTTACTTAGGCTTCACTGAAATctgccaaccaaaggcaggcgaAACAGTGGTGGTGTCAGGCGCGGCAGGTGCAGTAGGCTCGCATGTTGGACAAATCGCTAAAATCCTAG GTTGTAGGGTGATCGGATTCGCTGGCACTGACGAAAAATGTGAATGGTTAATCAAAGAACTAGGTTTTGACTACGCGGGAAACTATAAAACCACAGATATATCAAAATTTCTTAAAGATAGCGCGCCGAATGGCGTAGACTGCTACTTTGACAACGTTGGTGGGGAACTTAGCACTATGGTCATGTCTCAGATGAATCAATACGGCAGGGTCGCCGTATGTGGAGCCATTTCAACTTACAATGAAACAGATCCTGAAAAGCGAAAAG CAACAATACTTCAACCATTAATTGTCAGTAAGCAGCTGAAAATTGAAGGGTTTTTGGTAAACAGATATGCAGATCGCACTTTAGAAGGTATACATCAGAACTTAAAATGGGTAAAAGAAGGGAAACTAAAATACAAAGAACATGTAACTGATGGATTCGAAACAGCAGTTGATGCGTTTATAGGATTATTTAGAGGAGACAACATCGGTAAAAGTTTGGTTCAagtgaaataa
- the LOC124637594 gene encoding uncharacterized protein LOC124637594, which produces MGGCRCSYRNCSLRTDGKTHMFHYPVFDKVRCHQWLTNAHKLEFLNLKVSQLKNRVVCQHHFKDENFMNFKKDKLTFDAVPTEDGPYCDSSHLNKSKAEQDDTKVFSISLDDIENEYLTIVDKKANFSVKYGDFLTNCDLMELDALNSLAEINDNNKINVKGLCELDTHPSVPKEVRKVRRTRRKDVGNSSKSILNDNNNRKNAKIQDISVTDNINPSKGSETRQTDDDQNSVSVNVSVVPVEFQRKQLSEQNQQNVCQPIELNIFDEPKHVHQNEVNIFQPIVEPAYDKTNDQNQANIYQPIEEQIFDQTNNHNPLHTQPIGAQVLDEMTSNNQGENMHQPTEIKFVHQTTPNRSNNSENKKIKILSVKKIAPGGVKLEPISPTKVLPLPVKKKSLITKPNKEIVPAQKIPDIEIDKADTANSNVAVEAPKSYSLLKSKSGVVDNSSNVNTQSTPIIKNIIPPERVAAIAEKRKFNMKLRDIIEDCLDKLDDNDKSGYDVSKEAHNKRKIDSKKGQVCNYLARDPQLPTFQEYTIAYLEARMKKMENNLLNKIEENSQKIGELKQTHGPSVSKKSVHTQTSVNEEVHKKQLYQELSKYLSKEANSLIYEELFINKYIKDVPKSTAKRRKCR; this is translated from the exons ATGGGAGGGTGCCGGTGCTCTTACCGGAATTGCTCTTTGAGAACGGATGGCAAGACTCATATGTTCCACTACCCTGTGTTTGACAAAGTGCGCTGTCATCAGTGGCTAACTAATGCACACAAATTAGAATTCCTCAACTTGAAAGTTTCACAGCTCAAGAACAGAGTTGTGTGTCAGCATCATTTCAAAGATGAAAACTTTATGAACTTTAAG aaaGACAAACTAACATTTGATGCAGTGCCTACTGAAGATGGACCTTACTGTGATTCTAGTCacttaaataaatcaaaagctGAACAAGATGACACAAAAGTGTTCAGCATATCACTTGATGAtattgaaaatgaatatttgACTATTGTTGACAAAAAAGCAAATTTTTCCGTAAAATATGGAGATTTTCTAACAAATTGTGATTTAATGGAGTTAGATGCTTTAAATTCATTAGCAGAGATAAATgataacaacaaaattaatgTTAAGGGTCTGTGTGAATTGGATACCCATCCAAGTGTACCAAAAGAAGTTAGAAAAGTAAGACGGACTAGAAGGAAAGATGTAGGAAATTCAAGCAAGAGCATTTTGAATGATAACAACAAcagaaaaaatgcaaaaattcaGGATATCTCAGTAACAGACAATATTAATCCAAGTAAAGGAAGTGAAACACGACAAACAGATGATGACCAAAATTCTGTTTCTGTTAATGTATCAGTTGTGCCAGTtgaatttcaaagaaaacaattaaGTGAACAAAATCAGCAAAATGTTTGTCAGccaattgaattaaatatttttgatgaaccAAAACATGTTCACCAGAATGAGGTAAATATTTTCCAACCAATTGTAGAACCAGCTTATGATAAAACAAATGATCAGAATCAGGCAAATATATATCAGCCAATTGAAGAACAAATATTTGATCAAACAAATAACCATAATCCACTTCATACACAGCCAATTGGAGCTCAAGTTCTTGATGAAATGACATCGAATAACCAGGGCGAAAATATGCATCAAccaactgaaataaaatttgttCATCAAACAACTCCAAATAGGAGTAATAACAgtgaaaataagaaaattaagattttatcTGTGAAAAAAATAGCACCAGGTGGTGTAAAGCTAGAACCAATATCTCCTACTAAAGTTTTACCCCTCCCTGTTAAGAAGAAGTCTTTGATTACAAAACCAAACAAAGAAATTGTGCCAGCACAAAAAATACCAGACATTGAAATAGACAAGGCAGACACTGCAAATAGCAATGTGGCTGTAGAAGCACCAAAGAGTTATTCTCTTTTGAAATCTAAAAGTGGAGTAGTAGATAATAGTTCCAATGTGAATACACAAAGCACTccaatcattaaaaatattatcccaCCAGAAAGAGTGGCAGCAATTGCAGAAAAAAGGAAATTTAATATGAAGCTCAGAGATATAATAGAAGATTGTTTAGATAAATTGGATGATAATGATAAGTCAGGTTATGACGTAAGTAAAGAAGCTCACAATAAGAGAAAAATAGACAGTAAAAAGGGGCAAGTTTGTAATTATCTTGCTAGAGATCCACAACTTCCTACTTTTCAAGAATATACTATAGCTTACTTAGAAGCCAGAATGAAGAAGATGGAAAATAATTTACTCaataaaatagaagaaaattCACAAAAAATTGGTGAATTAAAACAAACGCATGGGCCATCAGTTAGTAAAAAATCTGTTCATACTCAAACATCAGTCAATGAAGAGGTTCACAAAAAACAGCTTTATCAAGAACTATCCAAGTATTTGAGCAAAGAAGCAAATAGTTTAATATATGAAgaactttttataaataaatatattaaggaTGTGCCTAAATCAACTGCAAAACGGCGTAAGTGCAGATGA
- the LOC124637596 gene encoding uncharacterized protein LOC124637596: MQVSDIIKPGDFNNKSYNSMIPIIRILKVFAINGNVAPNKTSMLIKSICACSIFGCLSSYCLYYKTKYVYNRLDISIRVTDMAQMICDFFQYTVDLFFVYKFGRNLYIEYFRQFEIIDVCLETSCYAEMKRRLLKTMTFFLVIWFISSFTDLGAWVITYGWMIPVVHSLSYLYLLIKILATLDLIANIIQVEVRLRIINNFIKNCYKCASACPVGMLADCIRNKNWLHGEDGSPDQSFKARSIDSHEIKRLSKCYLLLTEQVMFINKMYGFRILLNTTSLLFDMVKILNLAIRIIVGSQRTLYNSAGYNFLPGVSGFVRFLTCAAILITLVNRCEQAYRQRERILNVIDHLLINKNPDVTLRSAIQDLQSLLQDRPICFNMAGFFTLNFSLLVSIASVVVTYTIILLQSVN; this comes from the exons ATGCAAGTCAGTGATATTATAAAACCTGgagatttcaataataaatcatacaACTCAATGATACCAATCATAaggattttaaaagtttttgctaTTAACGGCAATGTGGCGCCCAACAAGACATCCATGCTCATCAAAAGCATTTGTGCCTGTTCCATATTCGGATGTTTGAGCTCCTACTGCTTGtactacaaaacaaaatatgtttacaaCAGGTTGGATATTTCTATCAGAGTAACAGACATGGCACAGATGATTTGCGACTTCTTCCAGTATACTGTCGATCTATTCTTTGTCTATAAATTTGGGAGGAACTTGTACATAGAATACTTCAGACAGTTCGAAATAATTGATGTTTGTCTAGAAACTAGTTGCTACGCTGAAATGAAACGGAGACTGTTAAAAACTATGACTTTTTTCTTAGTCATTTGGTTCATAAGTTCTTTTACTGATCTAGGAGCATGGGTCATTACCTACGGTTGGATGATCCCAGTCGTACATTCACTTTCATACCTGTATCTCCTTATTAAAATTCTGGCTACATTAGACTTGATTGCAAATATAATACAAGTTGAAGTTCGGCTAAGAATTatcaacaattttataaaaaattgctACAAATGTGCAAGCGCCTGTCCTGTTGGGATGTTAGCAGACTGTATACGTAACAAGAATTGGTTGCATGGCGAAGATGGATCGCCAGATCAAAGTTTCAAGGCACGTTCAATAGACAGTCATGAAATAAAACGGCTCTCTAAATGTTACCTCTTGCTAACGGAACAAGTTATGTTTATTAACAAAATGTACGGATTTcgg ATTCTACTGAACACAACGAGTCTGCTATTCGATATGGTGAAGATATTGAATTTAGCTATAAGAATTATCGTCGGGTCACAG CGAACCCTATACAACAGCGCGGGCTACAACTTTTTGCCGGGAGTGTCCGGATTTGTTCGCTTTTTAACTTGCGCTGCCATTTTAATAACTTTGGTAAACCGTTGCGAGCAAGCCTATCGGCAGAGAGAGCGGATCCTCAACGTCATTGATCATTTACTGATTAATAAGAATCCTG aTGTAACCCTGCGGTCAGCAATACAGGACTTACAGTCATTATTACAAGATCGCCCCATATGCTTCAACATGGCAGGTTTCTTCACATTGAACTTCTCGCTTTTAGTTTCTATAGCTTCCGTGGTGGTAACATACACCATAATATTGTTACAAAGTGTGAATTGA
- the LOC124637601 gene encoding LOW QUALITY PROTEIN: methylated-DNA--protein-cysteine methyltransferase, inducible (The sequence of the model RefSeq protein was modified relative to this genomic sequence to represent the inferred CDS: inserted 2 bases in 1 codon) → MSLSKIIAXFSKNSVSTVYVNNFESPVGQVTAAADDDFLYIVTFEDSKNFEKHFDTLAKELSCKYIESKNKVLEKFEKEFTDYIDGKLKNFTVPIKTHGSDFQKDVWNKLLELPYGSTQTYGDLAKALGRPPSHSRAVGAACGANALLVVVPCHRLIASGSKGGGYDAGVDRKDKLIQLEKSNS, encoded by the exons ATGTCTCTTTCGAAAATAATAGC GTTTTCAAAAAACTCTGTCTCTACCGTTTATGTTAACAACTTTGAAAGTCCCGTCGGCCAAGTTACAGCTGCAGCTGACGATGATTTTTTATACATCGTTACTTTTGAGGATTCAAAAAACTTTGAAAAGCATTTTGATACTCTAGCAAAAGAATTatcatgtaaatatatcgaAAGTAAAAACAAAGTGTTAGAGAAATTTGAAAAAGAATTTACAGATTATATTGATGGTAAACTGAAGAATTTTACGGTGCCCATTAAAACACATGGTTCAGACTTTCAAAAG GACGTATGGAATAAACTTCTGGAACTGCCGTATGGATCTACACAAACATATGGTGATTTAGCGAAAGCTTTGGGTCGGCCGCCGAGCCATTCTCGAGCTGTCGGGGCAGCTTGTGGCGCTAACGCCTTGTTGGTAGTAGTGCCTTGTCACAGGCTCATTGCATCAGGATCTAAAGGCGGAGGCTATGATGCTGGTGTTGACAGGAAAGACAAACTTATTcaacttgaaaaatcaaattcGTAA
- the LOC124637599 gene encoding prostaglandin reductase 1-like, translated as MVKLLTSVYFAKRLYSGTTGKVQAQKYVLTKYFQGEPKKTDFTIVEETLPDLKDGEVLAEAEYLSVDPYMRAYMIGYKLPTDMIGGQVAKIIASRNSKYEVGKYLTGSFGWRTHTVLNPDVANEKAGLLPVTLLPDFGSHPVSLALGILGMPGNTAYFGLKEICKPNPGETIVITGAAGAVGSHVGQIGKLLGCRVVGFAGTDDKCEYLEKELGFDRAYNYKTVDIRAALKDGCPKRVDCYFDNVGGEISSTIINYMNKYGRVAVCGSISSYNETKLPKVSILQPAIVLKELKIEGFLVNRWTDRWNEGIEANLKWLEEGKLKYQEKIYHGFDNMVDALVGILRGENTGKAVVKVK; from the exons ATGGTTAAATTACTCACATCTGTTTATTTTGCCAAACGGCTATATTCCGGAACAACTGGCAAAGTGCAGGCACAAAAATATGTGCTAACTAAATATTTTCAAGGAGAACCGAAGAAAACAGACTTCACGATCGTCGAAGAGACACTCCCCGATTTAAAAGATGGcg AGGTATTAGCAGAAGCTGAATATCTAAGTGTCGATCCCTACATGAGAGCTTATATGATAGGATATAAACTACCCACGGATATGATCGGAGGGCAAGTAGCAAA gaTTATTGCCAGTCGCAATAGCAAATATGAGGTTGGAAAGTACTTAACTGGATCTTTTGGATGGCGTACACATACTGTGTTAAACCCTGACGTGGCCAATGAAAAGGCTGGCTTGTTACCTGTTACACTTCTGCCTGATTTCGGTTCGCATCCAGTCTCTCTGGCTTTGGGAATTCTCGGAATGCCTGG TAACACAGCTTATTTTGGCTTGAAAGAGATATGCAAACCAAACCCAGGAGAAACTATTGTAATTACTGGAGCAGCTGGCGCAGTTGGCTCACATGTTGGGCAAATTGGAAAACTTTTAG GTTGTCGTGTTGTTGGATTTGCGGGGACAGATGACAAATGTGAATATTTGGAAAAAGAGCTTGGTTTTGATCGCGCTTACAACTATAAAACCGTTGATATTAGAGCTGCTTTGAAAGATGGATGTCCTAAACGCGTTGATTGTTATTTCGACAAC GTGGGTGGAGAAATAAGTTCaactataattaattatatgaaCAAGTACGGTAGGGTCGCTGTATGTGGCTCTATATCATCGTATAATGAGACCAAGTTGCCAAaag TGTCTATTCTTCAACCTGCGATAGTATTGAAGGAATTGAAAATAGAAGGTTTCCTAGTTAATCGCTGGACAGATCGTTGGAATGAAGGTATTGAAGCAAATTTGAAATGGCTTGAAGAGGGTAAACTAAAgtatcaagaaaaaatatatcacggCTTCGATAATATGGTGGATGCTCTCGTGGGGATTCTTAGAGGTGAAAATACGGGAAAAGCTGTTGTTAAAGTCAAGTAA